One region of Limnospira fusiformis SAG 85.79 genomic DNA includes:
- a CDS encoding AAA family ATPase → MKIESINLQYFKKFRHLELDFTDSETGLAKDLIVLIGMNGAGKTSILQAIAATLGMATGRIHHFHDLKWLGFNYELLGSNWGKFEPGVAVKVQFSSQEIKAIQEFYQNLEGSGYSHAPAQENVVTIKWRDGRVQAETAAELFQFKGREYAKKLVRSHGFNVFERVGTVLWYTEQRTSTSLTTEDPDKTVEITDDILRDRLSKWRQFHQDIKSGKIKNLRPGQRDLYGDLERAYQAIFPERSFDGPVLREGVDDILSEPWFYLYDSKNQYEISEMSGGERSTFPILVDFASWNIHNSVILIDEIELHLHPPMQQALLRSLPKLGKNNQFIITTHSDYIEQLVPDANIIRFEI, encoded by the coding sequence ATGAAAATTGAATCGATTAACTTGCAGTATTTTAAAAAATTTCGGCACCTGGAGTTGGATTTTACGGACTCGGAAACCGGATTAGCAAAAGATTTGATTGTTTTAATCGGAATGAATGGTGCTGGCAAAACCAGCATTTTACAAGCTATAGCAGCCACTTTAGGGATGGCAACGGGTCGGATCCATCACTTTCATGACTTAAAATGGCTGGGATTTAACTATGAATTATTAGGGAGTAATTGGGGAAAGTTTGAGCCAGGGGTTGCCGTAAAAGTTCAATTTTCATCTCAGGAAATTAAGGCGATTCAAGAGTTTTATCAAAATCTGGAAGGCTCTGGTTATTCTCATGCTCCGGCTCAAGAAAATGTGGTAACTATTAAATGGCGAGATGGACGAGTTCAGGCTGAGACAGCGGCTGAACTTTTCCAATTTAAGGGTAGAGAATATGCCAAAAAATTGGTACGTTCCCACGGATTTAATGTCTTCGAGCGAGTGGGTACAGTGCTGTGGTACACAGAACAAAGAACTTCAACTAGCTTGACTACTGAAGATCCAGATAAAACAGTTGAAATTACCGATGATATTCTGCGCGATCGTTTATCTAAGTGGCGACAGTTTCATCAAGATATTAAATCGGGTAAAATCAAAAATTTACGACCCGGACAAAGAGATTTATATGGGGATCTCGAACGTGCTTATCAAGCTATTTTTCCCGAACGGAGTTTTGATGGTCCTGTGCTACGAGAGGGAGTAGATGACATTTTAAGTGAGCCTTGGTTTTACCTGTATGATAGTAAGAATCAGTACGAAATTTCGGAAATGTCGGGAGGAGAGCGATCGACTTTTCCCATATTGGTAGATTTTGCTAGTTGGAATATTCATAATTCAGTGATTTTAATTGATGAAATTGAACTGCATTTACATCCGCCTATGCAACAAGCATTACTGAGATCTTTGCCGAAACTTGGGAAAAACAATCAATTTATAATTACTACTCATTCGGATTATATAGAGCAGCTAGTCCCCGATGCAAATATTATCAGATTCGAGATATAG
- a CDS encoding molybdopterin-dependent oxidoreductase, with product MAQFGVTRGLGGDYPENYDDETKPYTPAWQEKFTGIDRQTVIQLAREWAANAEITEGKSSIIIGAGINHWYHNNLMYCAAIVGLILCGCVGRNGGGLNHYVGPEKLAPNSSGSTLAFALDWQKPPRLQNTPNFHYVHSGQWRYERTLFESVNREDLRSLIMKKPPGFNLLVRGQ from the coding sequence ATGGCGCAATTTGGAGTTACTCGAGGCTTAGGGGGAGACTATCCCGAAAACTATGACGATGAAACCAAACCTTATACCCCCGCATGGCAAGAAAAATTCACAGGAATTGACCGACAAACCGTGATTCAACTAGCCCGTGAATGGGCAGCAAATGCCGAAATTACCGAAGGCAAATCCAGCATTATTATTGGTGCCGGGATTAACCATTGGTATCACAATAATCTCATGTATTGTGCCGCTATTGTCGGCTTAATTCTCTGTGGCTGTGTCGGTCGTAATGGGGGAGGATTAAATCACTATGTGGGACCAGAAAAATTAGCCCCTAATTCTTCTGGGAGTACCCTAGCCTTTGCCTTAGACTGGCAAAAACCACCGCGATTACAAAATACGCCCAATTTCCACTATGTTCATTCCGGTCAATGGCGCTATGAACGGACTCTATTTGAAAGTGTGAATCGGGAGGATCTGCGATCGCTTATCATGAAGAAACCCCCAGGATTTAATCTTCTGGTTAGGGGTCAATAA
- a CDS encoding FAD-dependent thymidylate synthase, with protein sequence MDRFRVEVIAKTHNPQQVIYAAMHQDYTDKFVFDGRSHWPSELEAGEIIVKRLLAGERGHYGPLEHPSITFNCGYFPHSVMQQARTHRVGISFDVQCLDGDTEVTFIQASGSLRKIKIADLYDVWENGEKAIRTRQIIGRHNQPPGEYRRHGKKRIQKMSLRVLNEETGTFQIGHVNNVMCSGLQPVYRLTLADGKTLNCTINHRLLTSAGWQTMGDALGLIVDENHEVLATTQNCQLMCNGVWTNDAIYTHKNCCDDQINQGLNLRENPRLGEVAQLNQPNQNLQLAKFYQPRGEVKSLKAHPVKVTQIEYIGKQMTYDLEVDGPWHNFVANGIVVHNSYRYTGNQILELAENKKDLEDIFYLRPVGDYTDRQGKKYYYSPQQRQADLDWCLEAAKRYKADLDNGLSEEHARGKIPFDYRQHFVVSFNLRSLLHFLDLRYKKDAQLEIQKLCDLMWPHLQEWTPAIAQWYQKNRLGKSRLAP encoded by the coding sequence ATGGATCGGTTCCGAGTTGAAGTCATCGCTAAAACCCACAACCCGCAACAGGTAATTTATGCAGCGATGCACCAGGACTATACAGACAAGTTTGTTTTTGATGGTAGAAGCCATTGGCCGTCAGAATTGGAAGCGGGGGAGATAATTGTTAAGCGTCTACTAGCAGGGGAGCGTGGACACTACGGCCCCTTAGAACATCCTAGCATCACATTTAACTGTGGCTATTTTCCCCATAGTGTGATGCAGCAAGCACGTACTCATCGCGTGGGAATTTCCTTCGATGTCCAATGTTTAGATGGTGATACAGAAGTCACCTTTATTCAAGCCAGTGGCAGTTTGAGAAAAATCAAAATTGCCGATTTATATGATGTTTGGGAAAATGGAGAAAAAGCGATTCGGACTCGCCAAATTATCGGTCGCCACAACCAACCACCCGGAGAATACCGCCGCCATGGCAAGAAACGGATTCAGAAAATGTCCCTGCGGGTTCTGAATGAGGAAACCGGAACTTTCCAAATCGGTCATGTCAATAATGTGATGTGTAGTGGTTTGCAACCCGTCTATCGGCTGACCCTTGCGGATGGAAAAACCCTAAATTGTACCATCAATCACCGTCTCTTAACCAGTGCAGGTTGGCAGACCATGGGCGATGCTTTGGGTTTGATAGTTGACGAAAATCACGAAGTTTTGGCGACCACCCAAAATTGTCAGTTGATGTGTAATGGAGTTTGGACAAATGATGCTATTTATACCCATAAAAATTGCTGTGATGACCAGATTAATCAAGGTTTGAATCTTCGGGAAAATCCTCGGCTGGGGGAAGTTGCACAATTGAATCAGCCCAATCAAAATCTGCAATTGGCTAAGTTTTACCAACCCAGAGGAGAAGTTAAAAGTTTAAAAGCACATCCGGTCAAAGTCACTCAAATCGAATATATTGGAAAACAAATGACTTATGATCTGGAGGTTGACGGACCCTGGCATAATTTCGTGGCTAATGGGATTGTGGTTCACAATTCTTATCGGTATACGGGAAATCAGATCCTTGAACTTGCCGAAAACAAAAAAGACTTGGAAGATATCTTTTATTTGCGTCCAGTAGGAGACTACACAGACCGCCAAGGAAAAAAATACTATTATTCCCCCCAACAGCGACAAGCTGATTTGGACTGGTGTTTAGAAGCAGCTAAACGCTATAAAGCCGATTTAGATAATGGTTTGTCAGAAGAACACGCTAGGGGTAAAATTCCCTTTGACTACCGACAGCATTTTGTCGTGAGTTTCAATCTGCGATCGCTTCTACATTTTCTGGATTTACGCTATAAAAAAGACGCTCAACTAGAAATCCAAAAACTCTGTGATTTGATGTGGCCCCATCTACAAGAATGGACTCCAGCCATTGCCCAATGGTATCAAAAAAATCGCCTCGGTAAAAGCCGACTCGCTCCCTAA
- a CDS encoding vWA domain-containing protein — MITRKSSPWLVGISLIPVLLIASCDDAYNRSLQSPPRELATPRVGETYLDAGLTPATPSPIPLELDAEIPNTETYDLIAENNFQLVAANPLSTFSIDVDTASYSNVRRFINQRQRPPIDAVRIEELINYFSYDYPQPQAEEPFSITTEVSSAPWSPQHQLVHIGLQGKTLAIEELPPSNLVFLLDVSGSMNQPNRLPLLKEGFKLLVDQLTEQDTVAIAVYAGAAGVVLPPTPGNEKQKIIAAIDGLQAQGSTAGGEGIKLAYELATRMLSEAKNNRVILATDGDFNVGVSSDAELVRLIESYRDRGIYLTVLGFGMGNYKDSKMEKLSNHGNGNYAYIDNLMEAKKVMSTELTGTLFTIAKDVKIQVEFNPAQVQAYRLIGYENRRLENQDFHDDTKDAGEIGAGHSVTALYEIIPVGVESDVNLPAVDQLTYQQNVVSSEAYNSNELMRLKIRYKPPTETESRLLEQPIINRSLPLNQTSDNFRFAAAVAEFGMLLRNSPYRGNSSFPQVLQLAESSKGVDLHGYRSEFIQLVKRTPQR; from the coding sequence ATGATTACTCGCAAATCTTCACCTTGGCTAGTCGGAATTAGCTTGATACCAGTATTGCTAATTGCCTCCTGTGATGATGCCTATAATAGGTCCTTACAGTCTCCTCCACGGGAGTTAGCTACCCCTCGCGTAGGGGAAACTTATTTAGATGCAGGCTTAACACCAGCCACACCGTCACCAATACCGCTGGAATTGGATGCCGAAATTCCCAACACAGAAACCTATGATTTAATTGCCGAAAATAACTTTCAATTAGTAGCAGCTAATCCCCTGTCTACCTTCTCGATTGATGTTGATACAGCATCCTATAGTAATGTACGCCGCTTTATTAACCAGCGTCAACGTCCGCCCATTGATGCAGTCCGAATTGAGGAATTGATTAATTATTTTTCCTACGATTATCCTCAACCCCAAGCCGAAGAACCTTTTTCAATTACCACAGAAGTATCCTCAGCCCCTTGGAGCCCGCAACATCAATTAGTTCATATTGGGTTACAGGGTAAAACTTTAGCGATCGAGGAATTACCCCCTAGTAATTTGGTATTTTTATTGGATGTATCTGGTTCCATGAATCAGCCCAATAGACTACCCCTATTGAAGGAAGGATTTAAGTTATTAGTTGACCAACTCACCGAACAGGATACGGTGGCGATCGCTGTTTATGCGGGGGCGGCTGGTGTGGTTTTACCTCCTACCCCTGGTAATGAAAAACAGAAAATTATCGCCGCCATAGATGGCTTACAAGCCCAAGGTTCAACCGCTGGCGGTGAAGGTATTAAATTAGCCTATGAGTTAGCTACCAGGATGCTAAGTGAAGCCAAAAATAATCGGGTAATTCTGGCTACTGATGGCGATTTTAATGTGGGTGTATCCAGTGATGCGGAATTGGTGCGGCTGATTGAATCTTATCGCGATCGCGGTATTTATTTAACCGTGTTAGGCTTCGGTATGGGGAATTATAAAGACTCCAAAATGGAGAAACTATCGAATCATGGCAATGGTAACTATGCCTATATAGACAACCTAATGGAAGCCAAAAAAGTGATGTCTACCGAATTAACCGGAACCCTATTTACCATTGCTAAAGATGTGAAAATTCAAGTAGAGTTTAACCCCGCCCAAGTTCAAGCCTATCGGTTAATTGGCTATGAAAATCGCCGCCTGGAAAATCAGGACTTTCATGATGATACCAAAGATGCGGGAGAAATTGGGGCGGGACATTCCGTAACAGCCCTTTATGAAATTATCCCCGTTGGTGTAGAATCAGATGTAAATTTACCGGCGGTGGATCAGTTAACTTATCAGCAAAATGTCGTCAGTTCAGAAGCCTATAATAGCAATGAATTAATGAGGTTGAAAATCCGTTATAAACCCCCAACGGAAACAGAATCACGGTTACTTGAACAGCCCATAATTAACCGTAGTCTTCCCCTGAATCAAACCTCGGATAACTTCCGATTTGCGGCGGCTGTGGCTGAGTTTGGGATGCTGTTAAGAAACTCCCCCTATCGCGGAAATTCCAGTTTTCCACAAGTCTTACAATTAGCAGAATCATCCAAAGGTGTTGATTTACACGGCTATCGATCCGAATTTATCCAGTTAGTAAAAAGGACTCCCCAACGTTAA
- the gcvT gene encoding glycine cleavage system aminomethyltransferase GcvT, with protein sequence MKPTLTRTPLYDLSVELKGRMVPFSGWEMAVQYSGITQEHQAVRSQVGLFDISHMGKFYLEGEQLINALEPLFPSSLSRLQPGQAQYTVLLNGSGGILDDVIFYYQGLDPATGNQRGMMIVNAATKSRDKAWVVAHLEGTGVALEDLSRSQVLIAVQGPQAEAVLGSLVEADLSAVANFGHIETTLFGKPAFIARTGYTGEDGFEVMVNPDTGVNLFRELIEVGATPCGLGARDTLRLEAAMALYGQDIDTHSTPLEAGLGWLIHWDEKGDFIGRESLEAQKSGGLSRRLVGLEMQGRYIARHGYSVKAGGEVVGEITSGTMSPTLGKAIALAYVPVELAKIGSQVEVEIRNQIYPATVVKRPFYRSPHR encoded by the coding sequence ATGAAACCAACCCTGACTCGCACCCCTCTGTATGACCTATCCGTTGAACTAAAAGGCAGGATGGTTCCCTTTTCGGGCTGGGAAATGGCGGTTCAGTATTCCGGTATTACCCAAGAACATCAAGCAGTGCGATCGCAAGTGGGACTATTTGACATCTCCCACATGGGCAAATTTTACCTCGAAGGTGAACAGCTAATCAATGCCCTCGAACCCCTATTTCCCTCTAGTCTCAGTCGTCTGCAACCCGGTCAAGCCCAATATACAGTCCTATTAAATGGCAGTGGCGGCATATTGGATGATGTGATTTTTTACTACCAAGGCTTAGACCCAGCCACGGGAAACCAGCGGGGAATGATGATTGTTAATGCAGCCACCAAGTCCAGAGATAAGGCTTGGGTGGTCGCCCATTTGGAAGGAACCGGAGTCGCCCTAGAAGACCTATCTCGCAGCCAGGTATTAATTGCAGTCCAGGGACCCCAAGCGGAAGCTGTCCTTGGATCCCTAGTAGAAGCGGACTTATCAGCAGTTGCCAATTTTGGACATATAGAAACTACCCTTTTCGGAAAACCTGCATTTATCGCCCGGACTGGATACACGGGAGAGGATGGGTTTGAAGTCATGGTAAATCCCGACACCGGAGTAAATCTATTTCGGGAGTTAATAGAAGTGGGAGCCACGCCCTGTGGTTTGGGGGCTAGAGATACCCTGCGTTTAGAAGCGGCAATGGCTTTGTATGGGCAAGATATTGATACCCATAGCACCCCTTTAGAGGCTGGTTTAGGCTGGTTAATCCATTGGGATGAGAAGGGGGACTTTATCGGTCGTGAGTCCCTAGAAGCGCAAAAATCCGGGGGTTTATCGAGGCGGTTAGTGGGGCTAGAAATGCAGGGCCGATATATTGCCCGCCACGGTTATTCTGTGAAGGCTGGCGGCGAAGTGGTGGGAGAAATTACCAGCGGCACGATGTCGCCTACCCTGGGAAAGGCGATCGCCTTAGCCTATGTTCCCGTAGAATTAGCCAAAATCGGCAGCCAAGTAGAAGTAGAAATCCGTAATCAAATCTACCCCGCAACGGTTGTTAAACGTCCCTTCTATCGTTCCCCACATCGGTAG
- a CDS encoding small RNA NsiR4-regulated ssr1528 family protein, which produces MSANSTNTGADAIDVAIAQGLDFDGSPIPPEKLELYHKVMALEGQRQRSGVSNTMRSRIVRIGAKHIAQSELNQMLEAAGFAPLKDKEIEFYYNK; this is translated from the coding sequence ATGAGTGCAAATTCTACCAACACCGGAGCCGACGCTATTGATGTGGCGATCGCCCAAGGACTGGATTTTGATGGGAGTCCCATTCCCCCAGAAAAGCTAGAACTATATCATAAAGTGATGGCTTTGGAAGGACAGCGCCAACGCAGTGGGGTTAGTAATACTATGCGATCGCGCATCGTCCGCATTGGAGCGAAACATATCGCCCAGTCGGAACTAAACCAGATGCTAGAAGCCGCAGGTTTTGCACCCCTAAAAGATAAAGAAATCGAGTTTTATTATAACAAATAA
- a CDS encoding HD domain-containing protein: MQLSKRFTQAVTYATELHANQVRKGSGVPYVAHLLGVASLALEYGADEDEAIAALLHDAIEDQGGVKTEKEIRRKFGDRVTEIVKGCTDNHQTPLPPWRERKQAYIAHIPTASASVQLVSACDKLHNARSILKDYREIGEQLWDRFSGKRDGTLWYYRSLITAFRAGGLTPLVDELDRVVSELERLVKAN; this comes from the coding sequence ATGCAGTTATCAAAACGATTTACCCAGGCTGTGACCTACGCGACGGAATTACACGCTAATCAGGTTCGCAAGGGGTCTGGGGTTCCTTATGTGGCGCATTTGTTGGGGGTGGCGAGTTTGGCCCTAGAATATGGGGCCGATGAGGATGAAGCGATCGCCGCCTTACTTCATGATGCGATCGAAGACCAAGGGGGAGTGAAGACGGAAAAAGAAATCCGGCGTAAATTTGGCGATCGGGTCACGGAAATTGTGAAAGGCTGTACAGATAACCATCAGACCCCATTACCACCTTGGCGGGAACGTAAACAGGCTTATATTGCACATATTCCCACGGCTTCGGCTTCTGTGCAGTTAGTGTCTGCTTGCGACAAACTTCACAACGCCCGTTCGATTTTAAAAGATTATCGAGAAATTGGAGAGCAATTATGGGATCGCTTTAGTGGCAAGCGGGACGGTACGCTGTGGTATTATCGATCATTAATAACTGCTTTTCGTGCTGGGGGACTAACGCCCTTGGTAGATGAATTAGATCGGGTGGTTTCAGAACTTGAACGGCTAGTTAAAGCAAATTAA
- a CDS encoding deoxycytidylate deaminase: MDLDRQVSGFNVMEDIAPNYQPPIRPTWDEYFLMFAKLAATRSTCLAFPVGAVIVKDRQILATGYNGSPSGSVHCTTQGFCYPGLSSCDASQTLPSRAVHAEANAIAQAAKHGICCAGASIYVTLEPCIYCLKLIISTGIKEVYYEKVFNSGEKAMLRDMFVKEGLVSIKQIYLSQEIAQQGAMFLLNPTSVPRP, from the coding sequence ATGGATTTGGATCGACAGGTTTCGGGGTTTAATGTTATGGAAGATATCGCGCCCAATTACCAACCCCCCATCAGACCTACCTGGGATGAGTATTTTTTGATGTTTGCTAAACTAGCAGCCACCCGATCAACCTGTTTGGCTTTCCCAGTGGGGGCGGTAATTGTCAAAGATAGGCAAATTCTCGCAACCGGTTATAATGGTTCCCCCTCCGGTTCGGTTCACTGTACTACCCAGGGTTTCTGTTATCCTGGACTTAGTAGTTGTGATGCTAGTCAAACCCTACCTTCGCGGGCGGTTCATGCTGAAGCTAATGCGATCGCTCAAGCCGCCAAACATGGTATTTGCTGCGCTGGTGCCAGTATTTATGTCACCCTAGAACCCTGTATCTATTGCCTGAAATTGATTATTTCTACAGGGATTAAGGAAGTCTACTATGAGAAGGTTTTTAATAGTGGGGAAAAAGCTATGCTGCGGGATATGTTCGTTAAAGAAGGTTTAGTCAGCATTAAACAAATCTATCTATCTCAGGAAATCGCTCAACAAGGAGCCATGTTTCTCCTAAATCCTACTTCTGTACCTCGTCCTTGA
- a CDS encoding PEP-CTERM sorting domain-containing protein, with protein MKSNYAKTLIGSAIAATCMIAATATTATAGQFHNGWNYAIDAIGDGSGGAQYDIYGMATMQTSDTIWVALTGGTPLAGVNTIDATSGVIGWGDLFFNFTGDDFLTASQNNALFGVRFAETNDSGASELGVYSNVRAKSVTSINNGYNSLQHYYNSGFDRPNTMGTDIATRQEAYDYFGQTTSIDNVIASGNLVGGINMHSQQELLNAGLDFGNFNRAGTHTFGFSFSKSLIGSGDYLASLFLECGNDGVALAGVSVPEPGTLAGLALLGVTFMGSKVRKGQKA; from the coding sequence ATGAAATCTAATTATGCTAAAACATTAATCGGAAGTGCGATCGCCGCCACCTGCATGATCGCAGCTACTGCTACCACCGCCACTGCTGGACAGTTTCACAATGGCTGGAACTATGCAATTGATGCCATTGGCGACGGTTCCGGTGGTGCCCAATATGATATCTACGGTATGGCAACCATGCAAACCTCCGATACTATATGGGTTGCCTTAACAGGCGGTACACCATTGGCGGGAGTTAACACTATAGATGCCACAAGTGGTGTAATTGGTTGGGGTGACTTGTTCTTCAATTTCACCGGAGATGATTTCCTAACCGCCAGCCAAAATAACGCTCTCTTTGGTGTGCGTTTTGCCGAAACTAATGATTCTGGTGCATCCGAGTTAGGTGTTTATAGCAATGTTCGCGCAAAAAGTGTGACTAGCATTAACAACGGATACAACAGCCTGCAACACTACTACAACTCTGGATTTGATCGCCCGAACACCATGGGTACTGACATCGCTACCAGACAGGAGGCTTACGACTATTTCGGTCAAACAACTTCTATCGATAACGTGATCGCCTCTGGTAACTTGGTTGGTGGCATTAATATGCACTCCCAACAGGAATTGTTAAATGCTGGCTTAGATTTTGGTAACTTTAACCGAGCGGGAACCCATACCTTTGGTTTCAGCTTCAGTAAGTCTTTGATTGGCAGTGGTGACTATTTAGCCAGCCTATTCCTAGAATGTGGTAATGATGGTGTAGCCTTGGCGGGTGTCTCTGTCCCGGAACCCGGTACTCTTGCTGGTTTAGCTTTGCTGGGTGTGACTTTCATGGGTAGCAAAGTCCGCAAGGGTCAAAAAGCCTAA
- the dut gene encoding dUTP diphosphatase, translating to MKLEVQQLKPSAILPKYAHEDDAGLDLFSVENIEIPPGKSHLVRTGIAIALPPNTEAQVRPRSGLALKHQITVLNSPGTIDGGYRGEIGVILINHGTTSFKVEIGMKIAQMVISPIVRVEVEAVEQLNSTFRGYNGFGSTGFGV from the coding sequence ATGAAACTCGAAGTTCAGCAACTAAAACCATCAGCCATTTTGCCCAAATATGCCCATGAAGATGATGCCGGGCTGGATTTATTCTCAGTGGAAAATATAGAAATCCCCCCTGGTAAAAGTCATTTAGTCCGCACCGGAATTGCGATCGCCCTTCCCCCCAACACCGAAGCCCAGGTTCGTCCTCGCAGCGGTTTAGCCCTCAAACACCAAATCACAGTCTTAAATAGTCCCGGAACCATTGACGGCGGATATCGGGGAGAAATTGGCGTGATCTTGATTAATCATGGCACCACCTCATTTAAAGTAGAAATAGGCATGAAAATCGCCCAGATGGTCATCTCGCCAATTGTACGGGTCGAAGTTGAAGCCGTAGAACAACTCAATTCAACCTTTAGGGGTTATAATGGATTTGGATCGACAGGTTTCGGGGTTTAA
- a CDS encoding sodium:solute symporter family protein — translation MHPIDWLIVLVYLILTMAMGLYLSRKGSKSLADFFVSGRSLPWWLAGISMAATTFSIDTPLYITGVVANRGIAGNWEWWTFGISHVIMIYIFAKMWRRSEVLTDAELTELRYGGDMGAILRGVKAFIFAVPMNCIAIGYAMLAMVKVVDALEIWQSLGIEAGDNNLKLFSVVGVSIFVLIYAGLAGLWGVVATDFFQFFLALFGAIVVAYFALGSVGGIHSLVEQVPIAYPDQDILSLLPVNFGGGEGWISFSKTAGITASTFFAYIFLQWWSWRRSDGGGEFVQRFAAAKNEADAEKAAWTFNIMHYVIRTWPWILVALASVVLYPDLADKELGYPKLMLDFLPVGILGMVVASLLAAFMSTVSTSINWGASFITNDLYLRFVKPTATQTELVLVGRLSSVLVTVLGAIAAFLATDVATVFRLVIAIGTGSGLVLILRWFWWRVNAAAELSAIVGSFFVGMVTSLSPWFKIEDFGWRIIFITISVTCLWVIVLVLTPPESETTLETFYQKVRPGGPGWSRERMKTGLFPAQDLGLDLQRVLASIFLLLGLLLATGGFLLLQQAIAWISLIVAVIGGVWLRHLSRLRIEPTPRPGLDDPI, via the coding sequence ATGCACCCGATTGATTGGCTGATTGTCCTAGTTTACCTAATCTTGACCATGGCGATGGGACTCTACCTGTCGCGGAAAGGGTCGAAAAGTTTGGCGGATTTCTTTGTTTCTGGTCGATCGCTTCCCTGGTGGTTAGCTGGTATCAGTATGGCTGCTACTACCTTTTCCATCGATACCCCCCTCTATATTACCGGGGTTGTGGCTAACCGGGGAATTGCCGGAAACTGGGAATGGTGGACCTTTGGCATCTCCCACGTGATTATGATCTACATTTTTGCCAAAATGTGGCGGCGATCGGAAGTTCTCACGGATGCGGAATTGACAGAATTACGCTATGGCGGTGATATGGGCGCAATTTTGCGGGGGGTGAAGGCGTTTATTTTTGCCGTCCCCATGAATTGTATTGCGATCGGTTATGCCATGTTAGCCATGGTTAAGGTGGTTGATGCTTTGGAAATTTGGCAAAGTTTGGGTATTGAGGCGGGAGACAATAACCTTAAACTTTTTAGTGTGGTTGGGGTCAGTATTTTTGTCTTGATTTATGCCGGTTTAGCCGGACTTTGGGGAGTCGTAGCCACGGACTTTTTCCAGTTTTTTCTGGCATTATTTGGGGCGATAGTTGTGGCATATTTTGCCCTGGGAAGTGTCGGGGGGATTCACTCCCTGGTTGAACAGGTGCCGATCGCTTATCCTGACCAAGATATTTTGTCTCTACTTCCCGTTAATTTTGGTGGCGGCGAGGGTTGGATTAGTTTTAGTAAAACGGCGGGAATTACCGCTAGTACATTTTTCGCTTATATCTTTCTTCAGTGGTGGTCTTGGCGACGCAGTGACGGCGGCGGGGAATTTGTCCAACGATTTGCAGCCGCCAAAAATGAAGCCGACGCAGAAAAGGCGGCTTGGACTTTTAATATTATGCACTATGTGATCAGAACCTGGCCTTGGATTTTGGTGGCTTTGGCTTCTGTGGTGCTGTATCCTGATTTAGCCGATAAGGAATTAGGCTATCCTAAGTTAATGTTAGATTTCCTCCCCGTGGGAATTTTGGGGATGGTGGTTGCGTCCTTATTAGCCGCGTTTATGAGTACGGTTTCCACCTCCATTAATTGGGGTGCATCGTTTATTACCAATGACCTCTATTTGCGGTTTGTCAAGCCGACAGCCACTCAAACTGAGTTGGTATTGGTGGGTAGGTTATCGTCTGTTTTAGTCACGGTTTTAGGGGCGATCGCTGCCTTTTTAGCCACGGATGTAGCCACAGTTTTTCGCCTGGTAATTGCCATTGGTACCGGGTCGGGTTTAGTATTAATATTGCGGTGGTTTTGGTGGCGGGTAAATGCGGCGGCGGAATTAAGTGCGATCGTCGGTAGTTTCTTCGTGGGAATGGTCACGAGTCTTTCCCCTTGGTTCAAAATTGAAGACTTTGGTTGGCGGATAATTTTTATCACCATTAGCGTGACTTGTTTATGGGTGATTGTCTTAGTATTAACTCCCCCAGAGTCCGAAACCACCCTAGAAACATTTTATCAAAAAGTGCGACCAGGAGGACCAGGTTGGAGTCGGGAAAGGATGAAAACTGGTTTATTTCCCGCCCAGGATTTAGGCTTAGATTTACAACGGGTTTTAGCCTCTATATTTTTATTGCTGGGGTTACTATTAGCGACGGGAGGATTTCTACTTCTCCAACAGGCGATCGCATGGATATCACTAATTGTGGCGGTTATAGGTGGTGTCTGGTTGCGACATTTATCAAGGCTGAGAATTGAACCGACACCCAGACCGGGATTAGATGATCCCATCTAA